The Methylocaldum marinum genome includes the window TCTGGCGATGTATCTCCTAACCCAGGCCAAGAACAATGTCTCAGCCTTGGAGTTGATGCGTCATCTCGGAGTGTGTTATCGCACCGCCTGGCTGATAAAGCACAAGTTGATCCAGGTGATGGCGGAGCGAGAGGCGGATCGGCAATTGAGCGGGCGGGTCGAGATCGATGATGCTTACCTGGGCGGTGAGCGCTCGGGGAAACGGGGACGAGGGTCGGAAAACAAAGTCGCCTTCGTGGTGGCGGTGCAAACCACGGATGACGGACGTCCGTTATTTGTGCGTATCGATCCCCTGCCGTTCACCCAGCAGGCGATTGCGGAGTGGGCTCAACGCGCCTTAGCTCCGTCGACTTATGCACTCACCGATGGTTTGAGCGGGTTTCGGAGCTTGCAGCACGTCGTCGCTCGCCACGAATGCCTGATTCTGGGCTCTGGGCGGCAGTCGGCACAACATCCTGAGTTTCGTTGGGTTAACACGTTGTTGAGTAACCTGAAGACCGCGATTTCCGGTACCTATCACGCGTTCAAATTCGAGAAATACGCCAAGCGGTATCTGGCCGAGTTCCAATACCGTTTCAATCGGCGTTTCGATCTCAAAACGCTGCTTCGCCGGCTAGCGCACGCTGCCGTATTCACTCCACCTCGCCCCGAGTGGCAACTTCGCTTAGCTGAAGTTCATCGCTAATCAGGAAAAATTAAGCCGCCGATAAGGGGTAAAGCCGAAGGCATGGAGGCGAATTTCAACAGCCTGTTAAATCAAGATTAAAACTGACTACATACGACGATAAAGAATCTCTTCGAATCTATATGCTGATACTTTTCAACAAACCCTATGACGTTCTCTCTCAATTTACCGACCGCGCCCACGGGCGCGCCACTCTTGCCGATTACAT containing:
- a CDS encoding IS1595 family transposase: MSMNQVQFQKGLSLAEFLTQYGTEAQCEAALQALRWPDGFRCPACGEARHTVFKRNERTYWQCGHCRKQTTLTAGTLFEATKLPLTTWFLAMYLLTQAKNNVSALELMRHLGVCYRTAWLIKHKLIQVMAEREADRQLSGRVEIDDAYLGGERSGKRGRGSENKVAFVVAVQTTDDGRPLFVRIDPLPFTQQAIAEWAQRALAPSTYALTDGLSGFRSLQHVVARHECLILGSGRQSAQHPEFRWVNTLLSNLKTAISGTYHAFKFEKYAKRYLAEFQYRFNRRFDLKTLLRRLAHAAVFTPPRPEWQLRLAEVHR